From a region of the Daphnia magna isolate NIES linkage group LG1, ASM2063170v1.1, whole genome shotgun sequence genome:
- the LOC123469458 gene encoding uncharacterized protein LOC123469458: MLRRISAVIPLVLLPNIENELKFMKGFYLMITSRGTIIVPIHFPNSKQSTTYGKAFGDVAQAFLDTHKTSEKFLFETCNAANQGVDFISKDPDGTNKQAVAENNQYPNSAFEMDFLNSGIEEELITLNNTVPASTTMSIMVPVAPAQPVFSYDTYPSILAFTALQISFASPPPDLDAISKAKELSKTLSPVTEVIPCSQQSSASRGFCEETCCSNSHSTAFMRFITWTYISFILIYYSRRGNKFVCSLKYRKYRSCTPTGK, translated from the exons ATGTTAAGACGAATAAGCGCAGTGATCCCACTAGTGTTACTACCAAACATAGAAAACGAACTGAAATTTATGAAAGG CTTTTATCTAATGATCACTTCAAGGGGCACAATCATTGTGCCTATTCATTTCCCCAACAGTAAGCAATCAACAACCTACGGGAAAGCTTTTGGAGACGTGGCCCAAGCATTTCTTGATACTCATAAAACTTCcgagaaatttctttttgagaCTTGCAATGCTGCAAATCAAG GAGttgattttatttctaaaGACCCTGACGGTACCAACAAACAAGCTGTTGCTGAAAATAATCAATATCCAAACAGTGCTTTTGAAATGGATTTTCTTAATAGTGGTATTGAAGAAGAGTTGATAA caCTCAACAACACAGTTCCGGCTTCCACTACAATGTCAATTATGGTTCCTGTTGCCCCAGCACAACCAGTATTTTCTTATGATACTTATCCGTCAATTCTGGCTTTCACTGCACTGCAAATTTCGTTTGCTAGTCCTCCGCCAGATTTGGATGCGATTTCGAAGGCCAAAGAGTTATCCAAAACTTTATCGCCGGTAACAGAAGTTATTCCATGCAGTCAACAAAGTAGTGCATCTAGGGGATTTTGCGAAGAAACATGTTGCTCGAATTCCCATTCCACCGCCTTCATGAGATTTATTACATGGACTTATATTAGTTTTATATTAATTTATTATAGCCGGAGGGGAAACAAATTCGTTTGTTCGTTGAAATACAGAAA ATATCGTTCCTGTACACCGACCGGCAAATAG
- the LOC116921959 gene encoding protein ANTAGONIST OF LIKE HETEROCHROMATIN PROTEIN 1: MRKLISVGERLAITLRYYATGDNLKTIAAGYCVGHDTACKVVVDTGIAIYKVLAPYYLKVPGTSMWRKITIQFSKVWNFPNCIGAIDGKHIAMQAPQNAGSDYFNYKQFHSIILMAICGSQYKFTMIDLGAYGREGDKNVYNTSTISKKLAEGTLGIPPSCILPY; encoded by the exons ATGAGGAAACTGATATCAGTTG GGGAACGATTAGCAATTACACTGCGTTACTATGCAACAGGTGATAATCTGAAGACAATAGCTGCCGGTTATTGCGTGGGACACGACACAGCTTGCAAAGTTGTAGTAGACACTGGAATTGCAATTTACAAGGTGTTAGCACCCTACTATTTGAAAGTTCCAGGCACTAGTATGTGGAGAAAGATTACCATACAATTCTCAAAAGTCTGGAATTTTCCCAACTGTATTGGAGCGATTGATGGCAAGCATATTGCTATGCAGGCCCCACAAAATGCAGGGTCAGACTACTTCAACTACAAGCAATTCCATAGCATTATTCTAATGGCCATATGCGGATCGCAGTATAAATTTACGATGATTGACCTGGGAGCCTATGGCAGAGAAGGCGATAAAAATGTGTACAACACATCTACCATCTCCAAGAAACTCGCTGAAGGTACTCTTGGAATCCCTCCGTCATGCATACTTCCGTATTGA